CCGCACACGGCCGTTACGCCCCCCCGCGCCGATGGTACTGCCCGGGTAACCGGGTGGGAGAGTAGGTCGCCGCCGATCTTGTTGCCAAAGACGCCCCCGCGGAGGTCTCCCCGCCCGGGGGCGTTTTCTCGTCCGGGAACCGGGGAGTTGGGCGCGCGGCCTTGAAATCCTGCCGGGGGGGGGTAGGGTGCCGGTGGCCGGGGGAGGCCGGGGAGGTTGAGGTGAGCGGGTCCGAGGGCAGGAAGAGGATCGTCTTCGTAGGGGGCGGCCATGCGCACCTCTACGGCCTCAAGCGGGCGGGTGAGCTCGTGGCGCGGGGGGCTGAGGTGACGCTGGTGGCCCCGCACCGTCACCACTATTACTCGGGGATGGGGCCGGGACTCCTCTCCGGGCTGTATCGACCCGAGGATGCCCGGGTGGACGTGGAGGCGCTCGCGGCGGCGGGCGGCTGCGCGTTCGTGGAGGACCGGGTGGTCGGCGTGGATGCCGCTGCCCGCGTGCTTCGGCTGGCGGGGGGAGCGGAGCTCTCCTACGATTGGGTGTCCTTCAACACCGGGAGCCGGGTGCCGCTGGAGCGCATTTCCGGCGCGGACGGGGAGGCGATCCCGGTCAAGCCCATCGAGAATATGCTGGAGCTTCGGGCGCGCGTGCTGGCGGGGCGGCGGGGGGAGCCGTTCCGGGTGCTGATCCTGGGGGGAGGGCCGGCCGGCGTGGAGTTGGCAGGCAACCTGTGGCGCCTCGGCCGCGCGGAGGAGGTGCGGGTCGACGTGACCCTGTGGGAGGCCGGGGACCGATTGCTTCCGGCGCTTCCCCGCCGGGCGGCAGACCGCGCCCGCAGATCACTGGAGGGCCGGGGGGTCGCCGTGCGTACCGGGCGGAAGGCGAGGTCCCTGGGGCAGGGAAAGGCTCGGGCGGCGTCGGGGGAGACTCTTTCGTACGACGTGGCGGTGCTCACGGTGGGAATCGTGCCCCACGAGCTCTTCCGGCTCTCGGAGCTGCCGGTGGGCCCCGACGGCGGTCTGCTGGTGGATGCATTCCTCC
The Thermodesulfobacteriota bacterium genome window above contains:
- a CDS encoding FAD-dependent oxidoreductase, with product MSGSEGRKRIVFVGGGHAHLYGLKRAGELVARGAEVTLVAPHRHHYYSGMGPGLLSGLYRPEDARVDVEALAAAGGCAFVEDRVVGVDAAARVLRLAGGAELSYDWVSFNTGSRVPLERISGADGEAIPVKPIENMLELRARVLAGRRGEPFRVLILGGGPAGVELAGNLWRLGRAEEVRVDVTLWEAGDRLLPALPRRAADRARRSLEGRGVAVRTGRKARSLGQGKARAASGETLSYDVAVLTVGIVPHELFRLSELPVGPDGGLLVDAFLRSPKHPEVFGGGDCVRFGPKPLPRVGVYAVREGRVLFRNIRAALEGRPLEPFRPQKRYLLILNLGDGTGLATWGRWTAGGAWALRWKDRLDRSFMGRFQVSGEGAAPRTPEEKAR